Below is a window of Micromonospora chersina DNA.
GCCAGCTCCACCAGGGTCCGGGCCAGGCGTACGGCGGGCTCGTGGGTGAGGCCGCCGAACATCACGTGGCTCATCCGGCCGAGCTGGTCGGTGACGGCGGCGTCCAGGACCGGGTGCCGGTAGCCGTGGATCGCCGCCCACCAGGACGACATCCCGTCGACAAGCTCCCGCCCGTCAGCCAACCGCAGCCGCACCCCCTCGGCGCTCTCCACGAGATACGGCGGGCTGGCCGCCGGCAGCGCCGCGTAAGGATGCCAGACATGCCGCCGGTCAAGGGCAAGAATCTCGTCAGGCGTCACGATCTCTCCTTCCTCCCCTCTCCCCGCGATCTTGCAGTTCCGGCCCCTGGCCCGACCGGATTGACCGGTGTGCCGGGGCGGTAACTGCAAGATCGCGTGTAGGTGGGGGGTCAGCGCCGGGCGGCCGCCCGCGCGGCTGCCCGGACCAGGGTTGGGCCGCGGTAGATGAAGCCGGTGTAGAGCTGGATCAGGCTCGCGCCGGCGTCGAACATGCGGGCCGCGTCGTTCGGGTCGAGGATGCCGCCGACGCCGATCACCGGCAGCCGGCCGCCGGTCTCCCGGTGCACGAAGGCGACCACCTCGCGGGCGCGGGCGGCCAGCGGGCGGCCGGACAGGCCGCCGGTCTCCGCGCCCCGCGCCCGGTCGGCCGGGGCGAGCCCGTCGCGGGCCAGCGTGGTGTTGGTGGCGATCACCCCGGCCGCGCCGCGGTCGAGGCAGACCTCCAGCAGCTCGGCGATCGCCGGCTCGGTGAGGTCGGGGGCGATCTTCACGAGCACCGGCTTCTCCCCCACCAGGGCCGACAGCAGCGCGTCCAGGTGGGACCGGTCCTGAAGGGACCGCAGCCCCGGGGTGTTCGGTGAGGACACGTTGACCGCGAAGTAGTCCCCGTGCCCCTTCAGCGCGCGGTAGGAGGCCAGGTAGTCCTCGACGGCCCCGTCCAGCGGGGTCACCTTGGACTTGCCGAGCGAGATGCCCAGCGGCACGCCGATCGGGCGTGGCAGCGCCGCCAGCCGGGCCGCGAGGGCCTCCGCGCCGGCGTTGTTGAAGCCCATCCGGTTGACCACGGCCTCGCTGTCGCGCAGCCGGAACAGCCGGGGCCGGGGGTTGCCCGGCTGGGCGTGCGCGGTGACGGTGCCGACCTCGACGAAGCCGAAGCCCAGCGCCGGCCACGCCGGCAGCGCCACCCCGTTCTTGTCCATCCCGGCGGCCAGCCCCACCGGGTTCGGGAAGTCCACCCCGAACACGGTCCGCGGCGCCGCCCGGAAGTAGCGCGCCCGCAGCGCCCGGAGCACGGAAGCCCGGCGGGACACCGAGGCCAGCCGCTCCAACGTCCACTCGTGCGCCGCCTCGGCGTCCCCGCCGCCGATCCCGAACAAGCGAGGCCGCACGACCTTCTCGAAGATCACGCCGCACCCACCCCGGCCGCGGTGACCATGAGGTTGGCGGCGAGGTCGATCTCCTCGACCGCCGCCAACCTCATGGTCGACGGGGTGAACCGGGGGGTCACTCGCCGGCCCGGAGAGCGGCGTGGAGCTCCTGGAGGGGGCGGACGCGCATGTCGCCCCGGATCCTCGCCTCGACGCCCATCACCGCGGCGGCGACGCCGGGCACCGTGGTGATGCAGGGGATGTCGGCCGTCACGGCGGCGCTGCGGATCTCGTAGCCGTCCGAGCGGGCGCTGGCGCCGGAGCCCTGCGGGGTGTTCACCACCAGCGCCACGTCGCCGCCGAGGATCAGCGACACCGCGTCCTCGCCCTCGCCCGACTCGTAGTGCTTGCGGATCTGCTCGCAGGCGATGCCGTGCCGGCGCAGCACCTCGGCCGTGCCGGTGGTGGCCACGATCTCGAAGCCCAGGTCGGCCAGGCGCTTGATCGGGAAGATCATGCCGCGCTTGTCCCGGTTGGCCACCGAGACGAAGATCTTCCCGGCGGTCGGCAGCGACCCGTACGCGGCGGACTGCGACTTGGCGAAGGCGTGCCCGAAGTTGGTGTCGATGCCCATCACCTCGCCGGTGGACTTCATCTCCGGGCCGAGCAGCACGTCGATGCCCTTGCCGGACGGGGTGCGGAACCGCTTGAACGGCAGCACCGCCTCCTTGACCGCGATCGGGGCGTCGGCGGGCATCGTCCCGCCGTCCCCGGTGGGCGGGAGCATCCCCTCGGCGCGCAGCTCGGCGATGGTGGCGCCGAGCGCGATCCGGGCCGCCGCCTTGGCCAGCGGCACGGCGGTGGCCTTCGAGACGAACGGCACCGTCCGGGAGGCGCGAGGGTTGGCCTCCAGCACGTACAGCGTGTCGCCCTGGAGCGCGTACTGGACGTTGAGCAGGCCCTTCACCCCGACCCCGCGGGCGATCTCCTCGGTGTAGCGGCGCACCTGGGCAAGGTGCGAACCGGCCAGGGTGATCGGCGGCAGCGCACAGGACGAGTCGCCGGAGTGGATGCCGGCCTCCTCGATGTGCTCCATGACGCCGCCCAGGTAGACCGCGCCGTCGGCGTCGACCAGGGCGTCCACGTCGATCTCGATGGCGTCGTCGAGGAAGCGGTCCACGAGCACCGGGTGGTTCGGCGAGATGTCGGTGGCCCGGCCGATGTAGTCGCGCAGGGTGGCGTCGTCGTAGACGATCTCCATGCCCCGGCCGCCGAGCACGTACGACGGCCTTACCAGCACCGGGTAGCCGATCTCGTCGGCGATCGCCTTGGCCTCGTCGTAGGAGGTCGCCATGCCGTGCGCCGGGGCACGCAGCCCGGCCCGGGACAGCACCGCGCCGAACGCGCCGCGCTCCTCGGCCAGGTGGATCGACTCCGGGGAGGTGCCGACGATCGGCACGCCGGCGTTCTTGAGCCGCTGGGCCAGGCCGAGCGGGGTCTGCCCGCCGAGCTGCACGATCACCCCGACCACGCCGGGGCCGCCGGCCGCCCTGCCGGAGGAGTCCTCGGCGTGCCAGACCTCCAGCACGTCCTCGAAGGTGAGCGGCTCGAAGTAGAGCCGGTCGGCCGTGTCGTAGTCGGTGGAGACGGTCTCCGGGTTGCAGTTGACCATGACCGTCTCGTAGCCGACCTCGCGCAGCGCCATGACGGCGTGCACGCAGGAGTAGTCGAACTCGATGCCCTGCCCGATCCGGTTCGGCCCGGAACCCAGGATGAGCACCTTGGGCCGGTCCGAGGGGCTCACCTCGGTCTCCTGGTCGTACGTCGAGTAGTGGTACGGCGTGGTCGCCTCGAACTCGGCCGCGCAGGTGTCCACAGTCTTGTAGACGGGTCGGATCCCCAGCCGGTGCCGCAGGGTGCGGACGCCGTCCTCGGCGGCCAGCTCGGGCCGGAGCGCGGCGAGCTGCCGGTCGGACAGGCCGGCCCGCTTGGCCAGGCGCAGCAGGTCGGCGTCGAGTACCGGGGCGTCGACGATCTCGGCCCGCAGCTCCACCAGCGCGGCGATCTGGTCCAGGAACCAGGGGTCCATCCCGCCGGACGCCTCGGCCACCTCGGCGATCGAGGCGCCCAGCCGCAGCGCCCGCTCGACCGTGTAGAGCCGGCCGTCGTGCGGCATCCGCAGCGCGGCGAGGGTGTTCTCCTTCGTGGCGCCGGCCGGGTCGGGCCGGGTCCAGAACCCACCGCGCGTGGTCTCCATCGAGCGCATCGCCTTGTTCAGCGCCTCGGTGAAGTTACGCCCGAGGCTCATGGCCTCGCCCACCGACTTCATGGTGGTGGTCAGCTCCGGGTCCGCGCCGGGGAACTTCTCGAACGCGAACCGGGGGATCTTCACCACCACGTAGTCCAGGGTCGGCTCGAACGCCGCCGGGGTCTTCAGGGTGATGTCGTTGGGGATCTCGTCGAGGGTGTAGCCGATGGCCAGCTTCGCGGCGATCTTGGCGATCGGGAAGCCGGTCGCCTTCGACGCGAGGGCCGAGGAGCGGGACACCCGCGGGTTCATCTCGATCACGACGATGCGGCCGTCGGCCGGGTTGACCGCGAACTGGATGTTGCAGCCGCCGGTGTCGACCCCGACCTCGCGGAGGACCGCGATGCCCAGGTCACGCAGGCGCTGGTACTCCCAGTCGGTGAGCGTCATGGCCGGCGCCACCGTGACGCTGTCGCCGGTGTGCACGCCCATCGGGTCGACGTTCTCGATCGAGCACACCACCACCACGTTGTCGTGGTGGTCGCGCATGAGTTCGAGCTCGTACTCCTTCCAGCCGAGCACGCTCTCCTCGATGAGCACCTCGTGCACCGGGCTGGCGGCCAGGCCGGCACCGGCGATCCGCTCCAGGTCCTCGTCGGTGTGCGCCATGCCGGAGCCGAGGCCGCCCATGGTGAACGACGGCCGGATCACCACGGGCAGGCCCAGTTCGCCGACGGTGTCGCGGACCTCGTCCATCGAGTGGCAGACCCGGGAGCGGGGCACCAGCGACGACGGGTCGTCCAGGCCGAGGCGTACGCCGGCCTTGGCCACGATGTCCTTGAACAGCTGCCGGTCCTCGCCCCGGTTGATGGCGTCGATGTTGGCGCCGATCAGCTCGACGCCGTACTTCTCCAGGACGCCGGCCTCGTGCAGGGCGACCGCGGTGTTCAGCGCGGTCTGCCCGCCCAGGGTGGGCAGCAGTGCGTCGGGGCGCTCCTTGGCGATGACCAGCTCGACGAACTCGGGGGTGATCGGCTCGACGTACGTGGCGTCGGCGAACTCCGGGTCCGTCATGATCGTGGCCGGGTTGGAGTTGACCAGGCTGACCCGGATCCCCTCGCTGCGCAGCACCCGGCAGGCCTGCGTGCCGGAGTAGTCGAACTCGCAGGCCTGGCCGATGACGATCGGCCCGGAGCCGATGACGAGGACGTGCTTGAGGTCGGTGCGCTTAGGCATTCTTTCCGCCTTCGATGAGCTCGGCGAAGCGGTCGAAGAGGTAGTCCGCGTCGTGCGGGCCGGCCGCCGCCTCCGGGTGGTACTGGACGGTGAAGGCGGGCACGTCCTTGGCCCGCAGCCCCTCGACCACGTTGTCATTGAGGCAGACATGGGACACCTGGACGCCGCCGAACTCGGTCTCGATCACCTGGTCGGGGACGACGACCTCGGGCCTACGGCCCGAGACCTGGACCGCACTGAGCTCCTGTTCGCGGCCCGGCCAGGCGACCGCGAAGCCGTGGTTGTGGCTGGTCACCTCGACCTTGCCGGTGGCCCGGTCGAGCACCGGCTGGTTGATGCCGCGGTGGCCGTACCCCAGCTTGTAGGTGCCGAAGCCCAGCGCCCGGCCGAGGATCTGGCTGCCGAAGCAGATGCCGAACAGCGGGATCCGCCGGCCCAGCACCTCCCGCGCCAGCGCGACCGGCCCCTCGGCGGTGGCCGGGTCGCCCGGCCCCGGCGAGAAGAAGACCGCGTCCGCGCCGGTGGCCAGCAGGTCCTCGATCGAGGAGCCGGCGGGCAGCACGTGGGTGGTGACGCCGCGGGCGGCGAGCCGGCGAGGCACGTTGCGCTTGATGCCCAGGTCCAGGGCCGCGACGGTGAAGCGGTGCTCACCGACCGCCTCGACGACGTACGGCTTGTCGGTGGTCACCTCGGCGGAGAGGTCCGCGCCGACCATCTGCGGCGCGTGGCGGACCCGGTCGAGCAGCGCCGCCGGGTCGTCGTCGACGCTGGAGATGCCGACCCGCATGGCGCCGCGCTCGCGCAGGTGCCGGGTGAGCGCCCGGGTGTCGACACCGCTGATGCCGACCACACCCTCGGCGGCGAGCCGGTCCTCCAGGCCGCCGGTGGCCCGCCAGTTGGAGCCGATGCGGGCCGGGTCGCGCACCACGTAACCGGCCACCCAGATCCGGCCGGACTCGTCGTCCTCGCCGTTGACCCCGGTGTTGCCGATGTGCGGCGCGGTCTGCACCACCACCTGCCGGTGGTAGGAGGGGTCGGTGAGGGTCTCCTGGTAGCCGGTCATGCCGGTGTTGAAGACCGCCTCACCGAAGGTCTCCCCGACGCTGCCGTACGCCTCGCCGTGGAACGTGCGCCCGTCCTCCAGGACGAGAATCGCCGATCGCCTCTTCACTTGACAGCCTTTCCGTCCAGGACCGTCGGCTCGCCGCGCAGGAAGGTCGCCACGATGCGACCCGGCAGCGTCATGCGGGCGTACGGGGTGTTGCGACTGCGACTGGCCAGTTCCGCCGGCTCGATCACGCGGCGGGCGGCGGGGTCCACCAGGGTCAGGTTGGCCGGCACGCCGGGGGCCGGGTCGAGGCCGTGGGTGTCCAGCCCGGCGATCCGGGCCGGGGCGCGGGACATCCGCTCGGCGATCAGGTCCCACTGGGGCCCGAGCACGTCCAGCGCGATGGAGAGCGCCGTCTCCAGACCGAGCATGCCCGGCCGGGCGTACGCCCACTCGCACTCCTTGTCCTCCACGGCGTGCGGCGCGTGGTCGGTGGCGACGATGTCGATCACGCCGTCGGCCAGGGCCGCCCGCAGCGCGGCGACGTCGGCCGCGGTGCGCAGCGGCGGGTTGACCTTGTAGACCGGGTCGTAGGTGGTCGCCTTCTCGTCGGTCAGCAGCAGGTGGTGCGGGGTCACCTCGGCGGTGACCTTCACCCCGCGCGCCTTGGCGTGCCGCAGCACCTCGACGCTGCCGGCCGTGGAGACGTGGCAGATGTGCAGGCGGCTGCCCACGTGCTCGGCCAGCAGCACGTCGCGGGCGATGATCGCCTCCTCGGCGACCGCCGGCCAGCCGGTCAGCCCGAGGCGGGTGGAGACCTCGCCCTCGTGCATCTGCGCGCCCTCGGTGAGCCGGGGCTCCTCGGCGTGCTGGGCGATCACCCCGTCGAACGCCTTGACGTATTCCAACGCCCGGCGCATGAGCTTCGGGTCGGCGACGCAGTGCCCGTCGTCGGAGAAGATCCGCACGCGGGCCGCCGAGTCGGCCATGGCGCCCAGCTCGGCCAGGCGCTCGCCGGCCAGGCCGACGGTGACCGCGCCGATGGGCTGCACGTCGACCAGCCCGGCCTCCCGGCCGAGCCGCCAGACCTGCTCGACCACGCCGGCCGTGTCCGCCACCGGCGAGGTGTTCGCCATGGCGCACACCGCGGTGTAGCCGCCGAGCGCCGCCGCCCGGGAGCCGGACTCGACGGTCTCGGCGTCCTCCCGGCCCGGCTCGCGCAGATGGGTGTGCAGGTCGACGAGGCCGGGCAGGGCCACCAGGCCGGTGGCGTCGAGCACCGTGGCCCCCGGCGCGGTCAGCCCGGCGCCGGTCTCGGCCACGACGCCGTCGCGGATCAGCAGGTCGGTCGG
It encodes the following:
- the carB gene encoding carbamoyl-phosphate synthase large subunit translates to MPKRTDLKHVLVIGSGPIVIGQACEFDYSGTQACRVLRSEGIRVSLVNSNPATIMTDPEFADATYVEPITPEFVELVIAKERPDALLPTLGGQTALNTAVALHEAGVLEKYGVELIGANIDAINRGEDRQLFKDIVAKAGVRLGLDDPSSLVPRSRVCHSMDEVRDTVGELGLPVVIRPSFTMGGLGSGMAHTDEDLERIAGAGLAASPVHEVLIEESVLGWKEYELELMRDHHDNVVVVCSIENVDPMGVHTGDSVTVAPAMTLTDWEYQRLRDLGIAVLREVGVDTGGCNIQFAVNPADGRIVVIEMNPRVSRSSALASKATGFPIAKIAAKLAIGYTLDEIPNDITLKTPAAFEPTLDYVVVKIPRFAFEKFPGADPELTTTMKSVGEAMSLGRNFTEALNKAMRSMETTRGGFWTRPDPAGATKENTLAALRMPHDGRLYTVERALRLGASIAEVAEASGGMDPWFLDQIAALVELRAEIVDAPVLDADLLRLAKRAGLSDRQLAALRPELAAEDGVRTLRHRLGIRPVYKTVDTCAAEFEATTPYHYSTYDQETEVSPSDRPKVLILGSGPNRIGQGIEFDYSCVHAVMALREVGYETVMVNCNPETVSTDYDTADRLYFEPLTFEDVLEVWHAEDSSGRAAGGPGVVGVIVQLGGQTPLGLAQRLKNAGVPIVGTSPESIHLAEERGAFGAVLSRAGLRAPAHGMATSYDEAKAIADEIGYPVLVRPSYVLGGRGMEIVYDDATLRDYIGRATDISPNHPVLVDRFLDDAIEIDVDALVDADGAVYLGGVMEHIEEAGIHSGDSSCALPPITLAGSHLAQVRRYTEEIARGVGVKGLLNVQYALQGDTLYVLEANPRASRTVPFVSKATAVPLAKAAARIALGATIAELRAEGMLPPTGDGGTMPADAPIAVKEAVLPFKRFRTPSGKGIDVLLGPEMKSTGEVMGIDTNFGHAFAKSQSAAYGSLPTAGKIFVSVANRDKRGMIFPIKRLADLGFEIVATTGTAEVLRRHGIACEQIRKHYESGEGEDAVSLILGGDVALVVNTPQGSGASARSDGYEIRSAAVTADIPCITTVPGVAAAVMGVEARIRGDMRVRPLQELHAALRAGE
- a CDS encoding quinone-dependent dihydroorotate dehydrogenase codes for the protein MIFEKVVRPRLFGIGGGDAEAAHEWTLERLASVSRRASVLRALRARYFRAAPRTVFGVDFPNPVGLAAGMDKNGVALPAWPALGFGFVEVGTVTAHAQPGNPRPRLFRLRDSEAVVNRMGFNNAGAEALAARLAALPRPIGVPLGISLGKSKVTPLDGAVEDYLASYRALKGHGDYFAVNVSSPNTPGLRSLQDRSHLDALLSALVGEKPVLVKIAPDLTEPAIAELLEVCLDRGAAGVIATNTTLARDGLAPADRARGAETGGLSGRPLAARAREVVAFVHRETGGRLPVIGVGGILDPNDAARMFDAGASLIQLYTGFIYRGPTLVRAAARAAARR
- a CDS encoding dihydroorotase, whose product is MTAYLIRNVSVVGGAPTDLLIRDGVVAETGAGLTAPGATVLDATGLVALPGLVDLHTHLREPGREDAETVESGSRAAALGGYTAVCAMANTSPVADTAGVVEQVWRLGREAGLVDVQPIGAVTVGLAGERLAELGAMADSAARVRIFSDDGHCVADPKLMRRALEYVKAFDGVIAQHAEEPRLTEGAQMHEGEVSTRLGLTGWPAVAEEAIIARDVLLAEHVGSRLHICHVSTAGSVEVLRHAKARGVKVTAEVTPHHLLLTDEKATTYDPVYKVNPPLRTAADVAALRAALADGVIDIVATDHAPHAVEDKECEWAYARPGMLGLETALSIALDVLGPQWDLIAERMSRAPARIAGLDTHGLDPAPGVPANLTLVDPAARRVIEPAELASRSRNTPYARMTLPGRIVATFLRGEPTVLDGKAVK
- the carA gene encoding glutamine-hydrolyzing carbamoyl-phosphate synthase small subunit, whose translation is MKRRSAILVLEDGRTFHGEAYGSVGETFGEAVFNTGMTGYQETLTDPSYHRQVVVQTAPHIGNTGVNGEDDESGRIWVAGYVVRDPARIGSNWRATGGLEDRLAAEGVVGISGVDTRALTRHLRERGAMRVGISSVDDDPAALLDRVRHAPQMVGADLSAEVTTDKPYVVEAVGEHRFTVAALDLGIKRNVPRRLAARGVTTHVLPAGSSIEDLLATGADAVFFSPGPGDPATAEGPVALAREVLGRRIPLFGICFGSQILGRALGFGTYKLGYGHRGINQPVLDRATGKVEVTSHNHGFAVAWPGREQELSAVQVSGRRPEVVVPDQVIETEFGGVQVSHVCLNDNVVEGLRAKDVPAFTVQYHPEAAAGPHDADYLFDRFAELIEGGKNA